The genomic segment CGCGGTGATCAGGGTGATAAAGACCCGGCGATGAAAGGTCTTGTGGCCCACGAACAGAAAAGACAGGCTGTTGATCGCCAGCAACACAGCGAAACCAATCAGGAAGGGGGCAGTCACCGAGTCTCCCTGCTGCATGGAACGCCAGGAAAAAAACAGCAGTAGCGGCACAGCCGCCGCCGTAAGCCCGTTAATCAGGGCCGGTACCGGGATCTCACCTTTCACCCGGAACTGGGAAAGTTCAGAGTCAGGTGTTCTGGTTGTTGAAGGCTTCATGTCTTGGCTTTTATTGTAATTGACGAAAGTCACATTGTTCCTGTTAACCAATTCTAGAACGCATTGTGACTCGAGACTGTGTTAAATCGTAACCATCGCTCTGAACATATTTACGGTGAACAAATTTTATCCACATTGGCTGCGGAAACGCGGCTTTTACGGCGTAGAGGTTAGGTTGTCACCGCTTGTGATCCGTATAATGCAGCAATGGCGTCGGGGAAACGGTCCCGGGCGCGGTCGAAACGCCAACATTTTCTGAACATACAGGTTATCCATGTCTTCCAGACGCCCCGGAAAATCCGTGTCCCGCATCAAAACCGGCAGCTTCGAGCGCAGGCTTTCCCTGACCAAGGCCGGGCTGTTTGCAGGCACCCGCATGGCATCACACATGGCCACCAACTGGTTCAGCAACAAGGACACGAGGGAGCAGCGCCATCGGGCGATGTTGTCGAGCCAGGCGCGTTTCCTGGTGGATGAGTTGGGCCGGCTGAAAGGCAGCGTGGTCAAGATCGGCCAGGTGATGGCGCTCTATGGCGAGCATTTTTTGCCAGAAGAGGTGACCGAAGCCCTGCATACGCTGGAAGACCAGACCACGTCGCTGGAATGGCCGGCGATCGAACGGGTACTGAAGGCCGAGATTGGTGCCGAAAAGCTCGCAGAGCTGGAGGTCGATCCGGAACCAATCGGTGCAGCCTCCCTTGGCCAGGTGCACCGGGCGGCGCGCCGCAGTGACGGCCTGGAGTTAGTGCTCAAGGTGCAATACCCCGGCGTTGCTGATGCCGTGGACAGTGACCTGAATGCTGTGGCGCAGTTATTGAAAGTGGCCCGGCTGGTGAGCTTCGGCCCGGAATTCAATGACTGGCTGGAAGAAGTCCGGCAGATGATGCACCGGGAAGTGGACTACCGCCTGGAGGCCAGGACCACCGAGAAATTCCGCAACATGCTGGGCTCCGACCCAAGGTTTGTTGTGCCCAGGGTATTACAGGAGTATTCGACCGACCATATCATCGCTTCTACCTACGAGCACGGCCATTCCGTTGGCTCCCCGGCGGTACGGGATTTGCCGCTGGAGCGCCGCAGTGCCCTGGGCGAGGCGGCGCTGGAGTTGTTCTTCCGGGAGCTGTTTGACTGGGGCGAAATCCAGACAGACCCGAACTTCGGGAACTACCGCATCCGGATTGCCGGCGAGGAGGGTGGTGACGAAGACTATGACCGCATCGTGCTTCTGGACTTTGGTGCCGTTCAAAGTTATTCACCGGCCTTTCTTGATCCGGTTATCCAGATGATTCGCGCGTCCTACGAGCAGGATCTGGAGCAGGTGATTGAGGGTGGCGTTACCCTCCGGTTCATGAGCCGGGATTGGCCAGAAGAAGTCCTGGAGAAGTTTGGTTCGGTGTGTATGTCGGTGCTGGAGCCCCTGGCCCGGGACCGCAGCCAGTGGCCGGACTATGCCGTGAACGCCAGGGGCCAGTACCGCTGGAAGCAGAGTGACCTGCCTTCGCGGGTCGCCAAACACGCAGCGCGCTCAGCCATCAGTCGGTATTTCCGGGTGCCCCCGAAGGAATTCGTGTTCCTCAACCGAAAGTTGATCGGGGTGTATACCTTCATCGCGGTGATGCACGCAGAGTTCAACGGCGAAGACCTGTTGCGCAAATACCTTTATGGTGATGGCGCCGATGAGGCAAATCCGGTGGCCTCCAGCACTACCCAGATCACGAAGGCATAGCGTAGGCCCTTTCCGATACCCACCAGGATCACAAAGTTGAGCCAGGGCACCCGCATGATGCCGCCTACCAGGGTCAGCGGGTCTCCAACAATCGGCAGCCAGCCCAGCAACAATGACCATTGCCCATAGCGGTTAAACCGGTTGCGGGCCTTGTGCAGCTGCAATTCGCTGACCGGAAACCATCGTTTATGCTTAAAGCGATCTACCTGCCTGCCGATAAGCCCATTAACGACTGACCCCAGCGTATTGCCCAGTGTGGCCCAGAACCACAGCCAGAATAGCGGCAGGCCCTGACTGGCCAGAGTGCCCAGCAGCAGCTCGGAATAGGCTGGCAGCAAGGTGGCGGCGGCGAATGCGGTGAAAAAGAGGGTCAGATACGCCAAGGGCGCCTCCATGCTCTAGTATTGTCAGTAAAAGTTCATTAACAAAGGTTTCGCGGTTTATGAAACACCTGTCGCTTCGCTTCAAGCTCTATGGTCTGGTTATCTCACTGCTGCTGGTAATGGGCATCAGTATTGTGGTGACTGCCCAGTTATCACTTGGTTCGATGGAAGAGCGATTGTCCCGGGAAACCCGCGATACCGTGCAGAATATTGTCATGGACCAGCTGAGCGCAACGGCCGGGCAGTACGGTGAGTTGGTGACCGGCCTGTTCGAAACCGCCTACCAGACGCCGGAAGTGGTGCGCAGCCTGATCACCCGCAACATTGAGTCGGACAGTTCCGGCCGCATCAGCCGCAGGGATCTTCAGGAAACCATCGGAACCATTCTGTCCGAACAGCAGCATTTAAGTTCCATCTACGCCCAGTTTGAACCCGACGCATACGATGGCATGGACATCTATTTCACCGACGGTGTAGAGGAACACAGCAGTGATGAAGGTACCCTGGAGATTTACTATTACCGCGATCCTCAGGGCAATGTGTTGTTCAGCCGCACCGAAGACCCGTCCACCAAGTACCTGGATAACCGGAACGAATTCGGCATTCGTGAGGCAGAGTGGTATCTGTGTTCCCGGGATTCCCTCAAACCCTGCCTGATGGAGCCTTACGAGTACGAAATCGAGGAGGGTTATACTGAGCTGATGACCAGCCTGGTGGTGCCGATTCTGAACAACGGTGAGTTTGCCGGTGTATCCGGTGTGGATATTAACCTGTCCACACTGCAAGCCACGATTGCTGGTGTCAGCCAGGCGTTGTTTAATGGTGAGTCCCGGGTGTCACTGTTAAGCGAGGGTGGGCTAATTGCCGCATCCAGCCATTATCAGTCCCACCTTGGCCGGCCATTACAGGAAGCCGTACCAGACCTGGCTGACGAATTTGTCCGCCTGCACCAGCGTGGCGGCCGGTTTGATGATGGGCAGACCCTGGCGGTGGCCTATCCGGTGGACGTGCAGTTACCCGGCGCCGAATGGTCATTGTTGATTGAATTGCCGCGCTCGGTGGCCCTGGCCAGCGTTGAGGAAATCACCGGTCTGTTGTCTTCCGAAGTGGCTGATACGGCGGCGCGGCAGACCATGGTGGGTGTGGTGGTGGTGCTGATTGCCATTGCTGTGTTGATTCTGCTGGTGCGTTCAGTCACCCGGCCATTGGATGAAATTCGAGACCGGATGCGCAACCTGGCCAGTGCCGAAGGAGATCTTACCCGGGAACTTGATATAGACACCCATGCCGAGCTGATTGACCTGGCCGGTGGCTTCAACGCTTTCCTGGCTCGCCTGCGGGAAATGATCAATGACCTGAAAGAGGTCAATGCCCAGGTGCGAGGCCAGGCTGCAGACGTGGGCGCCATCGCCCGTGATACTGACGACCAGACGTCGCGACAGCATCAGGACATCGACAGCGTCGTCACCGCCATGAACGAGATGTCTGCCGCCGCGGGCGAAGTAGCAGGCTTTGCCGGTGAGGCTGATGATAATGCCCGGGCCGCCCGGGATGGCATCCGGTTTACCCAGGATACCCTGGGCGCGGCGCTCAAGGGCGTCGATGCGCTGGCGGGAGATATGGAACAGGCCAGCTCCGCCATCGGCCACGTGGCACAGCGCAGCGAGGAGATTAACCGAATCCTGGAAGTGATTCGCGGCATTGCCGAACAGACCAACCTGCTGGCGCTGAATGCGGCCATTGAGGCGGCCAGGGCCGGCGAGCAGGGCCGAGGCTTTGCGGTGGTGGCCGACGAAGTGCGAACCCTGGCGTCGAAAACCCGGGAATCCACCGACGAAATCAGCGATATGATCGAACGCCTCAAAGGCGATGTGGACGGCGCGGTAACCGTCATTCAGGGTGGTGTTGAGCGAGCAACCACTGCGGTAGACGGCACTCGCGAAGCGGACCACTCACTGGCCACGGTGGTGGAGCGGATTGGTACCATTGTCGAGCATGTCACCCAGGTGGCCACGGC from the Marinobacter sp. LQ44 genome contains:
- a CDS encoding YqaA family protein; its protein translation is MAYLTLFFTAFAAATLLPAYSELLLGTLASQGLPLFWLWFWATLGNTLGSVVNGLIGRQVDRFKHKRWFPVSELQLHKARNRFNRYGQWSLLLGWLPIVGDPLTLVGGIMRVPWLNFVILVGIGKGLRYAFVIWVVLEATGFASSAPSP
- a CDS encoding methyl-accepting chemotaxis protein; the protein is MKHLSLRFKLYGLVISLLLVMGISIVVTAQLSLGSMEERLSRETRDTVQNIVMDQLSATAGQYGELVTGLFETAYQTPEVVRSLITRNIESDSSGRISRRDLQETIGTILSEQQHLSSIYAQFEPDAYDGMDIYFTDGVEEHSSDEGTLEIYYYRDPQGNVLFSRTEDPSTKYLDNRNEFGIREAEWYLCSRDSLKPCLMEPYEYEIEEGYTELMTSLVVPILNNGEFAGVSGVDINLSTLQATIAGVSQALFNGESRVSLLSEGGLIAASSHYQSHLGRPLQEAVPDLADEFVRLHQRGGRFDDGQTLAVAYPVDVQLPGAEWSLLIELPRSVALASVEEITGLLSSEVADTAARQTMVGVVVVLIAIAVLILLVRSVTRPLDEIRDRMRNLASAEGDLTRELDIDTHAELIDLAGGFNAFLARLREMINDLKEVNAQVRGQAADVGAIARDTDDQTSRQHQDIDSVVTAMNEMSAAAGEVAGFAGEADDNARAARDGIRFTQDTLGAALKGVDALAGDMEQASSAIGHVAQRSEEINRILEVIRGIAEQTNLLALNAAIEAARAGEQGRGFAVVADEVRTLASKTRESTDEISDMIERLKGDVDGAVTVIQGGVERATTAVDGTREADHSLATVVERIGTIVEHVTQVATAAEEQSSVSEEINRNLTQIGDAANDLRELAQRVRQSGDALDGQVQVLDRELGRLKT
- a CDS encoding ABC1 kinase family protein, coding for MSSRRPGKSVSRIKTGSFERRLSLTKAGLFAGTRMASHMATNWFSNKDTREQRHRAMLSSQARFLVDELGRLKGSVVKIGQVMALYGEHFLPEEVTEALHTLEDQTTSLEWPAIERVLKAEIGAEKLAELEVDPEPIGAASLGQVHRAARRSDGLELVLKVQYPGVADAVDSDLNAVAQLLKVARLVSFGPEFNDWLEEVRQMMHREVDYRLEARTTEKFRNMLGSDPRFVVPRVLQEYSTDHIIASTYEHGHSVGSPAVRDLPLERRSALGEAALELFFRELFDWGEIQTDPNFGNYRIRIAGEEGGDEDYDRIVLLDFGAVQSYSPAFLDPVIQMIRASYEQDLEQVIEGGVTLRFMSRDWPEEVLEKFGSVCMSVLEPLARDRSQWPDYAVNARGQYRWKQSDLPSRVAKHAARSAISRYFRVPPKEFVFLNRKLIGVYTFIAVMHAEFNGEDLLRKYLYGDGADEANPVASSTTQITKA